In Halodesulfovibrio sp. MK-HDV, a single window of DNA contains:
- a CDS encoding GyrI-like domain-containing protein: protein MEVVIDTLPDIRVAAVREIGPYATSAPLAWSQLSLWIAKNDLLSQHSIFLGLRHDSSATPENQLRYDAAVSISDEIDSAGIAREIFVPGGEFAMYTHHGSYDTMNDAWNKLYWEWLPTSGRTPADQPNIEIYLSDTTFSADKEILTRLLLPLQPI, encoded by the coding sequence ATGGAAGTTGTTATTGATACGCTACCCGACATCCGTGTAGCAGCCGTTCGAGAAATTGGCCCATATGCCACATCTGCACCGCTAGCGTGGAGTCAGCTTTCTTTGTGGATTGCCAAAAATGATCTGTTGTCACAGCATTCAATATTTTTAGGGTTACGCCACGACTCCTCGGCCACTCCGGAGAATCAGCTACGTTATGACGCTGCTGTGAGTATTTCTGATGAAATAGACTCTGCCGGTATTGCGAGAGAGATCTTTGTCCCCGGCGGCGAATTCGCCATGTACACCCACCACGGCTCATACGACACAATGAATGATGCATGGAACAAGTTGTACTGGGAATGGCTCCCTACCAGTGGGAGAACGCCTGCAGATCAACCTAATATTGAAATCTATTTAAGTGATACGACCTTTTCTGCCGATAAAGAGATATTGACCAGACTCCTATTACCACTTCAGCCCATATAA
- a CDS encoding HU family DNA-binding protein produces the protein MTKAEFVEKLFTKANLASKSQAETVLESTIETITEALMDGESVVFTGFGSFKVVERAARKGRNPRTGEEIEIAATKVVKFTPGKTLKEVVK, from the coding sequence ATGACAAAAGCTGAATTTGTAGAAAAGCTTTTCACTAAAGCTAACCTTGCTTCTAAATCTCAGGCTGAAACTGTACTCGAATCCACCATCGAAACTATCACTGAAGCACTTATGGACGGCGAGTCTGTAGTATTCACCGGTTTTGGTAGCTTCAAAGTTGTTGAGCGCGCAGCACGTAAAGGCCGCAACCCTCGCACAGGTGAAGAAATCGAAATTGCAGCAACTAAAGTTGTTAAGTTTACTCCAGGTAAAACTCTCAAAGAAGTTGTAAAATAA
- a CDS encoding glycerate kinase: protein MNAHPKDMLHQILGAALTAVAPDKAVSRFVSLDGDTLLIDDVTYYLNTFDKIYVVGAGKGAAPMAAKLEEILGDRITDGVICVKYDHTVPLHIIRTVEGAHPVPDANGELGAHAILDLAAKAGKKDLVLCCITGGASALTPALVDGISLDEGKQATQLLLECGANINEINAIRKHMSIFGSGNLARAAYPAPLAALIISDVVGDNLDVIASGPTSPDNSTFKDCMDILERYKLIEKIPVNILAHMQKGVDGTIYETPKTGDPSFDSVQNLLVATNEQALQAAAEKAEELGFTPQIVTSTMNGEARTVAEDIAKQAQDAAKSKTEKLCLLSGGETTVTLTGKGVGGRNQEMALAAAVALDGCPNIAMLCAGTDGSDGPTDAAGGFALPDSLVRAKECRIDPQVYLADNDSYNYLKGTGDLLQTGPTLTNVMDICITLVQYEPF from the coding sequence ATGAACGCACATCCAAAAGACATGTTACACCAAATACTCGGCGCTGCGCTCACTGCGGTTGCGCCAGATAAAGCCGTCAGTAGATTTGTATCCCTTGATGGGGATACCCTGCTTATTGACGACGTAACCTACTACCTTAATACCTTTGACAAAATATATGTTGTCGGTGCCGGTAAGGGTGCAGCCCCTATGGCAGCCAAGCTGGAAGAAATACTCGGTGACAGAATTACAGACGGTGTTATTTGCGTAAAATACGACCATACCGTACCGCTTCATATTATCCGCACTGTTGAAGGAGCACACCCTGTTCCAGATGCAAACGGAGAACTCGGCGCACACGCTATTCTTGATCTTGCTGCTAAAGCTGGAAAAAAAGATCTTGTACTCTGCTGTATTACTGGCGGAGCAAGTGCCCTGACACCTGCGTTGGTGGACGGTATCTCTTTAGATGAAGGCAAGCAGGCGACACAGTTACTTCTGGAATGTGGCGCTAACATCAATGAAATAAACGCAATTCGTAAACACATGTCCATATTCGGCAGTGGCAATCTTGCCCGCGCCGCATACCCTGCCCCACTTGCAGCATTGATTATTTCAGATGTTGTGGGGGACAATTTAGACGTAATAGCATCCGGCCCTACGTCGCCGGATAACTCTACATTTAAAGACTGCATGGACATTCTTGAACGCTACAAATTGATTGAAAAAATACCTGTCAACATCTTGGCACACATGCAAAAAGGCGTAGATGGAACCATCTACGAAACACCGAAAACAGGTGATCCATCATTTGATTCTGTACAAAACCTACTTGTAGCAACAAACGAACAAGCATTACAGGCTGCTGCTGAAAAGGCCGAAGAGCTCGGCTTTACTCCACAAATTGTTACTTCAACAATGAATGGTGAAGCGCGCACTGTAGCAGAAGATATAGCTAAGCAGGCTCAGGATGCTGCTAAGTCGAAAACAGAAAAACTCTGCTTACTTTCCGGTGGCGAAACAACCGTTACGCTCACAGGGAAAGGAGTTGGGGGAAGAAATCAGGAAATGGCGCTGGCAGCAGCGGTTGCTCTTGATGGGTGTCCTAATATTGCAATGCTATGCGCAGGCACAGACGGATCTGATGGTCCGACCGATGCAGCAGGTGGTTTTGCCCTTCCAGATTCTCTTGTACGTGCGAAAGAGTGCCGCATAGACCCACAGGTCTATCTGGCAGATAACGACTCTTACAACTATCTCAAAGGCACAGGAGATCTCTTGCAGACCGGACCAACGTTAACAAACGTGATGGACATTTGCATTACGCTGGTACAATACGAACCCTTTTAA
- the lipA gene encoding lipoyl synthase: MCSQKRSEPYLRIPPWLRVKIPCNKTYAATTELVKDLNLNTVCQSAKCPNMFECFTSHTATFLIMGNTCTRNCAFCNISNDPVEMLDTDEPSRVAEAAKRLGLKHVVITSVTRDDLSDGGSEHFAKTIRAVREAVSDCSIEVLIPDFQGSKASLQIVIDAQPDIINHNVETPPMYYDEIRPQADYEQSLTLLRRVKEAGCRSKSGLMVGLGETDEEVRGVIDDLAAINCDIVTIGQYMRPSRLHPEVKRYVHPDVFEEYAEYGKSKGIKHMFSAPLVRSSYNAAMFAEEQKAESVESAL, translated from the coding sequence ATGTGCTCACAGAAGCGTTCAGAACCGTATTTGCGGATTCCACCTTGGCTCAGGGTTAAAATACCTTGCAACAAGACATATGCTGCAACAACTGAACTGGTAAAAGACCTTAATCTTAATACAGTATGCCAAAGTGCAAAATGCCCGAACATGTTCGAGTGCTTTACATCGCATACAGCTACTTTTTTGATTATGGGCAACACGTGCACCCGTAACTGTGCATTTTGTAATATCAGTAATGATCCAGTTGAAATGCTTGATACTGATGAACCATCGCGCGTGGCTGAGGCCGCAAAACGCCTTGGCCTGAAGCATGTGGTGATCACTTCTGTAACCCGTGATGATTTATCTGACGGGGGTTCAGAGCACTTTGCAAAAACAATCCGTGCGGTCCGTGAAGCTGTCTCAGACTGTAGTATCGAAGTACTTATCCCTGACTTTCAAGGTAGTAAGGCTTCACTCCAGATAGTTATTGATGCCCAGCCGGACATCATTAACCACAACGTGGAGACGCCGCCGATGTATTACGACGAAATCCGCCCTCAGGCAGATTACGAGCAAAGCTTAACGTTGCTTCGGCGCGTTAAGGAAGCGGGTTGCCGCTCCAAATCCGGCCTTATGGTGGGACTTGGTGAAACAGACGAAGAGGTACGTGGGGTAATTGATGATCTCGCAGCAATTAACTGTGATATCGTGACCATTGGCCAGTACATGCGCCCTTCCCGTCTGCATCCTGAAGTAAAACGCTACGTGCACCCTGATGTATTTGAAGAATACGCAGAATACGGAAAGAGTAAGGGCATCAAACATATGTTCAGTGCCCCTCTTGTCCGCTCTTCTTACAACGCAGCAATGTTTGCTGAAGAGCAAAAGGCTGAATCTGTAGAATCTGCTTTATAG
- the lipB gene encoding lipoyl(octanoyl) transferase LipB, with amino-acid sequence MRVVDLGLISYAEAEKIQKETLAEVVEGAEETLFLLEHPPVITLGRNGGRENLHVSDEFLQQQNIELVHSSRGGNITCHFPGQLVAYPIFRVAKKPGGMRGLFTDLEEVVIQTCSHYGLDTTRQEGRPGVWIGNRKICSIGIAMRKWTSYHGLAFNVLTDVDLFSLITLCGLSDAEPTSLEKELGRNDIDMQEVKHVLTEAFRTVFADSTLAQG; translated from the coding sequence ATGCGTGTTGTTGATTTGGGACTCATTTCCTATGCTGAGGCTGAAAAGATTCAAAAAGAAACTCTGGCAGAAGTTGTTGAAGGGGCAGAAGAAACGCTGTTCCTCCTTGAACATCCGCCGGTAATCACACTTGGTCGCAACGGTGGCAGAGAGAATCTGCATGTCAGCGATGAGTTTCTACAACAACAGAACATCGAACTTGTCCACTCTTCAAGAGGTGGCAATATTACTTGCCATTTCCCCGGTCAGTTGGTCGCGTATCCAATCTTTCGCGTTGCCAAAAAACCGGGTGGAATGCGCGGACTTTTTACAGACCTTGAAGAGGTCGTAATACAAACATGTTCTCATTATGGATTGGATACAACCAGGCAGGAAGGCAGGCCCGGTGTATGGATTGGGAACAGAAAGATTTGTTCCATTGGCATCGCCATGCGTAAATGGACAAGCTACCACGGACTTGCATTCAACGTTTTAACCGACGTCGATTTATTTTCTTTAATCACTCTTTGCGGTCTTTCAGATGCAGAGCCTACTTCGCTCGAAAAAGAACTTGGCCGCAATGACATAGACATGCAGGAAGTAAAACATGTGCTCACAGAAGCGTTCAGAACCGTATTTGCGGATTCCACCTTGGCTCAGGGTTAA
- a CDS encoding small ribosomal subunit Rsm22 family protein, whose amino-acid sequence MSTVLLFPTAKIRDTLEGYEKVLNKALPIKAAHKRDLPYAVADLSRTLTNERGGMRANYWSTPRTLSAYIRFFLPWNLYRLSWLLPQLHIPLKNGDTILDLGSGPLTFVQALWLSRPDLRNKDLTFICTDVAKKPMEHGRRIFEVMAGVEPGQGPWKIKLVRETLEKSLRHNHGRMALVTGANVLNELSANRGQTMEDRFFDLAHNMASACKEDGSVLFVEPGTRLGGKIIGLTREGLLEEGYRPLAPCPHDVECPMLDRSATSWCHFNMTADHAPKWLRDLTQRARMNRKNVSLSFLLATKADPEYAENVRVLSDPVIIPGRQQKARYACSNKGIALLHEAENFESGSLVNVEWQDKPRVDAKSGALEVFPSRR is encoded by the coding sequence ATGAGCACAGTTCTTTTATTCCCAACAGCAAAAATTCGTGACACCTTAGAAGGTTACGAAAAAGTTTTAAATAAAGCCCTGCCTATTAAGGCAGCGCACAAGCGCGATCTCCCTTATGCTGTGGCAGATCTTTCACGCACGCTTACAAACGAACGTGGTGGTATGCGAGCCAACTACTGGTCTACCCCGCGTACACTTTCTGCGTACATTCGCTTTTTCCTTCCTTGGAACTTGTACAGACTGTCATGGCTTTTGCCGCAGTTGCACATTCCACTGAAAAACGGCGATACAATATTAGACTTAGGCTCCGGTCCGCTTACCTTCGTGCAAGCATTGTGGCTCAGCCGTCCTGACTTACGTAACAAAGATCTTACGTTCATCTGCACCGACGTGGCTAAAAAGCCTATGGAGCATGGTCGTAGAATCTTTGAAGTAATGGCAGGTGTTGAACCGGGGCAAGGCCCTTGGAAGATCAAACTGGTTCGCGAAACTCTCGAAAAAAGCCTGCGTCATAACCACGGCAGAATGGCCTTAGTTACAGGCGCAAACGTTCTTAACGAGCTTTCCGCAAACCGTGGTCAAACAATGGAAGACCGCTTCTTCGACCTTGCTCACAACATGGCAAGCGCCTGCAAAGAAGACGGCTCTGTCTTATTCGTTGAACCGGGCACACGCCTTGGCGGTAAAATTATCGGGCTTACCCGTGAAGGTCTTCTTGAAGAAGGCTACCGACCGCTGGCTCCATGCCCTCATGACGTTGAATGTCCAATGCTCGACCGTAGCGCAACAAGCTGGTGTCATTTCAACATGACAGCAGACCATGCGCCGAAGTGGCTGCGCGACCTTACTCAGCGTGCCCGTATGAACCGCAAGAATGTTAGCCTCAGCTTCCTACTCGCTACTAAAGCTGACCCTGAATACGCGGAAAACGTACGTGTACTGTCCGATCCGGTAATTATTCCGGGCAGACAGCAGAAAGCTCGTTATGCCTGTTCTAATAAAGGTATTGCTTTACTGCACGAAGCTGAGAATTTCGAAAGCGGCAGCCTTGTTAATGTCGAATGGCAGGACAAACCACGAGTAGATGCTAAATCCGGTGCTTTGGAAGTATTCCCGAGTCGCCGATAG
- a CDS encoding ASKHA domain-containing protein, which yields MQITIIDYTGRKKSLHVSQAEPRTLAQVIFTSGLVLAPPLCSGLGQCGKCRVRFVENAPLPVGPDTLIFKEHAIDAGWRLACRHEPEDGMIIEIPENTYVRHVEIAESSSKALHLAVDLGTTSMHWSLLDGEKRIAFGSEPNPQMGAGSEIMSRLSFAATESGKEILQDLVVSRIAELITELTQDSFGTVESIAVAANPAMTYLLLGLDTSCLATAPYNLTYKGGSIEKIGDLPPAYIAPLAAPFVGGDLTAGLVAVLKKDPEYPFILADMGTNGEFILALSPDNYLATSVALGPALEGVGLHYGATAAKGIATSYKLTPTGLVPSVLDATYADGISGTGYLALIHALRKINFISNDGLFIDKQTQGLGERLAERLEIRHGIQHLALPDNMFLSAEDIEEFLKVKAAFTFAFTRILETADISATQLKNIYLAGALGEHAAVQDLEGLGFIPAGMGSRVEAVNNTSLQGAELMLIDPTLRSMAESLTANCEAVDLTADPDFTQTFMRHMRFTFI from the coding sequence ATGCAGATTACCATCATTGATTACACCGGTCGGAAAAAGTCCCTTCACGTTTCTCAGGCAGAGCCTCGTACTTTGGCTCAGGTTATTTTTACCAGCGGACTTGTCCTTGCCCCACCCCTCTGCTCAGGATTGGGTCAGTGCGGAAAATGCAGAGTACGCTTCGTGGAAAATGCCCCTTTACCTGTTGGACCTGACACACTCATCTTTAAAGAACATGCTATTGACGCGGGCTGGCGTCTGGCATGCAGGCATGAACCAGAAGACGGTATGATCATTGAAATACCGGAGAATACCTACGTTAGACATGTCGAAATTGCAGAATCAAGCAGCAAAGCATTACACCTTGCTGTAGACCTTGGTACTACCAGTATGCACTGGTCACTGCTTGATGGTGAAAAACGCATTGCTTTCGGCTCTGAACCTAACCCGCAGATGGGCGCAGGTTCTGAAATCATGTCGCGTCTCAGTTTTGCCGCTACAGAATCCGGCAAAGAAATTTTACAAGACCTTGTTGTCAGCAGAATTGCAGAACTTATTACAGAACTTACACAAGATTCCTTCGGAACTGTTGAGTCTATTGCTGTTGCAGCAAACCCTGCAATGACCTACCTACTTCTCGGGCTTGATACATCTTGCCTTGCCACCGCGCCTTACAACCTTACATATAAGGGCGGCAGTATAGAAAAGATTGGTGATTTACCTCCAGCATACATTGCGCCACTTGCTGCGCCGTTTGTAGGCGGAGACTTGACCGCAGGGCTAGTTGCGGTTTTGAAAAAAGATCCGGAATACCCGTTCATCCTTGCAGACATGGGTACTAACGGCGAATTCATTCTCGCCCTCAGCCCTGACAACTACCTTGCAACCAGTGTAGCGCTCGGGCCTGCATTGGAAGGCGTTGGTTTGCATTATGGTGCAACAGCGGCAAAAGGTATTGCGACATCATACAAGTTAACCCCTACCGGTCTTGTTCCGTCTGTTTTGGATGCAACCTACGCAGACGGCATTAGCGGAACAGGGTACCTTGCACTGATTCACGCATTACGAAAAATCAATTTTATTTCCAACGACGGACTGTTCATAGACAAGCAAACTCAAGGATTGGGTGAACGTCTGGCTGAACGTCTGGAGATTCGTCACGGCATCCAGCATTTAGCACTGCCTGACAACATGTTCCTTTCTGCAGAAGATATTGAAGAGTTCCTCAAGGTTAAAGCAGCGTTCACGTTTGCCTTTACCCGCATTTTGGAAACCGCTGATATTTCTGCAACGCAATTGAAAAATATTTATCTTGCCGGTGCTCTCGGAGAGCATGCCGCAGTGCAGGATCTTGAAGGATTAGGATTCATTCCGGCTGGAATGGGCTCCAGAGTGGAAGCTGTAAACAACACCTCCCTGCAGGGAGCTGAACTGATGCTTATTGACCCCACCCTACGCAGCATGGCAGAAAGCCTGACCGCAAACTGTGAAGCCGTTGATCTCACCGCAGACCCCGACTTCACGCAAACATTTATGCGCCACATGCGCTTTACATTTATATGA
- the fliM gene encoding flagellar motor switch protein FliM — protein MNKILAQDEVDALLRGLSGGEIESESDIPEDETGIVAFDLANQDRIIRGRMPVLEIVNDRFSRLCTNALSNAVRKRVELNPISIDMTKFGDFMRSLPVPTSINIFKMEPLRGNAIVVVDSRLVFALVENFFGGAGSQPKIEGREFTRIEQAIVDRVIKIALDNMEESWRPVHEVNLELVRSEINPQFAAIVPPSDVVVVITFEVELESAIGSMIMCLPYATIEPIRSKLHASFQTERLEVDHAWVSRLKERLLETPVDMKIRFGESKITGNQLLRLKIGDVLLLDTDTDDLLEATIAGVKKFQGICGTVKSNKAFQIVKEEEPSYT, from the coding sequence ATGAATAAGATTTTAGCACAAGACGAAGTAGATGCTCTGCTGCGGGGATTATCCGGCGGCGAAATCGAAAGTGAATCGGATATTCCGGAAGATGAAACTGGTATTGTGGCATTTGACCTTGCCAATCAGGACAGGATCATCCGTGGCCGTATGCCAGTTCTTGAGATTGTAAACGACCGCTTTTCACGTCTGTGCACTAACGCACTTTCAAACGCTGTTCGTAAGCGTGTTGAATTGAACCCTATTTCGATTGATATGACGAAATTCGGCGATTTTATGCGTTCCTTGCCTGTTCCGACAAGTATCAATATTTTCAAAATGGAACCGCTACGTGGTAACGCCATAGTGGTTGTCGACTCCCGACTTGTATTTGCGCTGGTAGAAAATTTTTTCGGCGGTGCGGGTAGTCAGCCAAAAATTGAAGGTCGTGAATTTACACGCATTGAGCAAGCCATTGTTGACCGCGTTATAAAAATTGCGCTGGATAACATGGAAGAAAGCTGGCGTCCTGTTCACGAAGTTAATCTGGAGCTTGTACGCTCTGAGATTAACCCTCAGTTTGCGGCAATTGTACCACCAAGTGACGTAGTAGTTGTCATTACCTTTGAGGTTGAGCTGGAAAGCGCTATCGGATCGATGATTATGTGTTTACCATACGCAACCATTGAACCAATTCGTTCCAAGTTGCATGCAAGTTTCCAGACAGAACGTCTGGAAGTTGACCATGCATGGGTTTCCCGCCTTAAAGAACGCTTGCTTGAGACTCCTGTTGACATGAAAATTCGCTTCGGTGAATCAAAAATAACAGGTAACCAGCTACTTCGCCTTAAAATCGGCGATGTCCTTCTATTGGACACAGACACAGACGACCTGCTTGAAGCCACGATTGCTGGCGTCAAAAAATTTCAGGGAATTTGTGGCACGGTAAAATCAAATAAAGCGTTCCAAATCGTCAAAGAAGAAGAGCCAAGCTACACGTAG
- the truA gene encoding tRNA pseudouridine(38-40) synthase TruA → MPRIKITVAYIGTHYVGWQIQPARVEHPQPTIQGEIEKILTAVTGTLVRVHGSGRTDSGVHADAQVAHFDLPEKWAKVNWQKIFTTKLPHDIAVTSVAIVDDDFHARYDVTAKSYTYTLWLNKHYILPARYPFAWKIGPLDIPAMEAAATCLLGEHDFATYQNAGSDITNTVRNITSITHSCPDYAQHDNLPEELVWTFEASGFLKQMVRNLMGTIVACGMHKIAPESIPEILAAKDRTAAPATAPACGLSMHKVFY, encoded by the coding sequence ATGCCTCGCATAAAAATTACTGTCGCCTATATCGGTACCCACTACGTGGGATGGCAAATTCAACCTGCCAGGGTTGAACATCCGCAGCCGACTATTCAAGGCGAAATTGAAAAAATTCTGACCGCTGTCACCGGCACTCTTGTTAGAGTGCATGGCAGCGGTCGTACTGATTCCGGCGTTCACGCGGACGCTCAAGTCGCGCATTTTGATCTGCCGGAAAAATGGGCAAAAGTTAACTGGCAAAAGATTTTTACAACAAAATTGCCACACGATATTGCTGTAACGAGCGTAGCCATCGTGGATGACGATTTTCACGCCCGTTACGATGTTACAGCTAAAAGCTACACCTATACCCTGTGGCTTAATAAACATTACATCCTGCCTGCCCGTTATCCATTTGCATGGAAGATAGGCCCGCTGGATATTCCTGCTATGGAAGCTGCTGCAACCTGTTTATTAGGTGAGCACGATTTCGCGACCTACCAGAATGCCGGATCAGATATTACAAACACTGTCCGCAACATTACCAGCATCACCCATTCGTGTCCGGATTACGCACAACATGATAATTTACCGGAAGAGCTTGTCTGGACATTTGAAGCTTCCGGATTTTTAAAACAAATGGTTCGCAATCTTATGGGAACCATCGTTGCTTGCGGAATGCATAAAATTGCGCCGGAATCCATACCGGAAATTCTAGCAGCAAAAGACAGAACTGCAGCACCTGCTACGGCACCTGCGTGTGGACTGTCCATGCATAAAGTCTTCTACTAA
- a CDS encoding MotE family protein — MKKRTKNNTSSTKQQPLGSKLKLSKICKLLGCAILFKLILVGSIVFDADTQIASILPTSTTTTVATVAEKASLTLEERFAQVKQSLPTSPATLTTSKAHAEEKEAPKKPAPKPKAELDSMTRDLLKTKQVELNRREQELSRLQATIDGKLVKLQALEKRLQSMLKNAKETQDKKMKHLVDVYSNMKGKQAAQVLESLDEQISVKILAGMRGRKAGEILTFVRADKAARLSEALTNMQLPFE; from the coding sequence ATGAAGAAAAGAACAAAGAACAACACCAGCTCGACGAAACAGCAACCCTTAGGTTCAAAGCTCAAGCTTTCTAAAATCTGCAAGCTTCTTGGTTGCGCAATTCTGTTCAAGCTCATTCTCGTAGGCTCTATTGTTTTCGATGCTGACACACAGATTGCTTCTATTTTGCCAACAAGTACTACAACAACTGTAGCAACCGTGGCAGAAAAAGCTTCGCTCACGCTTGAAGAACGCTTTGCACAGGTCAAACAGAGCTTGCCAACTTCTCCGGCAACGCTTACTACCAGCAAAGCGCATGCAGAAGAAAAAGAAGCCCCTAAAAAACCTGCTCCAAAGCCCAAAGCTGAATTAGATTCCATGACACGCGACCTGCTCAAAACCAAACAGGTTGAGCTGAACAGACGTGAACAGGAACTTTCAAGACTTCAGGCAACCATCGATGGAAAACTTGTTAAATTGCAAGCACTTGAAAAGCGCCTTCAGTCTATGCTTAAAAACGCAAAAGAGACTCAGGACAAAAAGATGAAGCACCTTGTAGATGTGTATTCCAACATGAAAGGAAAACAAGCTGCACAGGTTCTTGAATCCCTCGATGAACAAATTTCTGTTAAAATTTTGGCTGGCATGCGCGGACGAAAAGCAGGTGAAATCCTGACATTTGTTAGAGCGGACAAGGCTGCACGTCTTTCCGAAGCACTGACAAATATGCAGTTACCATTTGAGTAG
- the fliJ gene encoding flagellar export protein FliJ: MAPFKFKLQQVLEYRTQLEDQAKLVLSEAQRKYEKQVRRVDGLRDSLADNLTLMSTTSDPAQTWIIRNFLQGLRQDISTAEHRLLTIAQELHSARQDLTEKAQEKKLLEKLKENQAKRHAHEEKNKEQHQLDETATLRFKAQAF, translated from the coding sequence ATGGCACCATTCAAATTCAAGTTGCAGCAGGTGCTCGAATACCGAACGCAGCTGGAAGATCAGGCTAAGCTTGTGCTTTCAGAAGCGCAACGCAAGTACGAAAAACAAGTACGACGTGTTGACGGATTGCGGGATTCGCTTGCCGACAATCTGACGCTCATGAGCACAACTTCGGACCCTGCTCAAACATGGATTATTCGCAATTTCCTGCAAGGTTTGCGTCAAGATATTAGCACTGCTGAACATCGTCTGCTTACTATTGCACAGGAACTGCATTCTGCACGGCAAGATTTGACTGAGAAAGCTCAGGAAAAGAAGCTACTGGAAAAACTTAAAGAAAATCAAGCAAAGCGGCACGCACATGAAGAAAAGAACAAAGAACAACACCAGCTCGACGAAACAGCAACCCTTAGGTTCAAAGCTCAAGCTTTCTAA
- a CDS encoding adenosylcobinamide-GDP ribazoletransferase, with protein MGTGGPTSGDGWGSCAQGERFWQIVKDSRVGAFGAIAMVIGILGQTLLAHELFLLGSWQVLIFAPIAGRVAAVVLGGLGDAPEASTQGRLFLQGATRSTIMVQTALTVVTGFFLCGFLPTVYTALLCAFLLWSFLRLAKVQGGINGDFLGAAVVGGELTAMLAYLM; from the coding sequence ATTGGGACGGGTGGGCCGACATCTGGGGATGGATGGGGGAGCTGTGCTCAAGGTGAGCGATTCTGGCAGATCGTCAAAGACAGCAGAGTCGGTGCCTTTGGCGCTATAGCTATGGTCATCGGAATTCTCGGACAAACCCTGCTTGCTCACGAGTTGTTTCTGCTCGGAAGCTGGCAGGTACTTATTTTTGCGCCTATAGCAGGACGCGTAGCAGCTGTTGTTTTAGGTGGATTAGGTGATGCACCAGAAGCCTCCACACAAGGACGGCTTTTCCTTCAGGGCGCTACCCGCTCTACCATAATGGTACAGACAGCACTCACAGTTGTTACAGGCTTCTTTCTTTGCGGCTTTCTTCCAACCGTGTATACAGCTCTGCTCTGCGCTTTCCTGCTGTGGTCATTTCTACGACTGGCAAAAGTACAAGGCGGCATAAACGGCGATTTCCTTGGCGCTGCTGTTGTCGGCGGTGAACTTACTGCCATGCTTGCCTATCTCATGTAA
- a CDS encoding adenosylcobinamide-GDP ribazoletransferase yields MLTRFWTEYMTALSFMTRLGCARMYSNEEIAATMRQFYAVGLTVGALITLPFALGAFSQHPWVQAWLWVFLSIWVTRALHWDGWADIWGWMGELCSR; encoded by the coding sequence ATGCTGACTCGATTCTGGACTGAATATATGACGGCGCTCAGTTTTATGACGCGCCTCGGTTGCGCACGCATGTACTCAAATGAAGAGATTGCCGCTACCATGCGTCAATTTTATGCTGTCGGACTTACTGTCGGGGCACTCATCACCCTGCCATTCGCACTCGGTGCCTTTTCTCAACATCCTTGGGTTCAAGCATGGCTTTGGGTGTTTCTATCCATATGGGTAACACGAGCTCTTCATTGGGACGGGTGGGCCGACATCTGGGGATGGATGGGGGAGCTGTGCTCAAGGTGA